From a single Natronorubrum tibetense GA33 genomic region:
- a CDS encoding Bug family tripartite tricarboxylate transporter substrate binding protein has translation MDRRTFVKSAGAASVIGMTGLAGCLGDDDSRTWMIPWGEGGGTDTYARQMQPLAEEELDGSIEIENREGAGSMIGSEWLHGQENDGSVFGTVNPAGWSFTWRASEIDDWHPDDFEPIAYSGIFGYTLIVNDEYEIESFDGLRDAYEDGDISGFGYQGAGSDSHLTTLLLRDEYGLEYDNAVPYDGGGPTQEAVISDEVGAGFATNTSAVSAEESGEASAVVNLMDIDLDGVFPGIDSITNYGDSLAWITEFYQVQVAPPDTPEDERQEISDAIQYACEHEETQEWMEETGNIVEYGDMDAAAEQYVGSVDAIEENVDEAIGGFDEFQRMAEEAEEDE, from the coding sequence ATGGACAGACGAACTTTCGTCAAATCCGCTGGTGCAGCGAGCGTAATTGGAATGACCGGCCTTGCAGGCTGTCTCGGTGACGATGACTCCCGCACGTGGATGATCCCGTGGGGAGAAGGTGGCGGAACGGACACGTACGCCCGTCAGATGCAACCGCTGGCCGAAGAGGAACTCGACGGCTCCATCGAGATCGAAAACCGGGAAGGTGCCGGTAGTATGATCGGCAGCGAGTGGCTCCACGGTCAGGAAAACGACGGGAGCGTCTTCGGGACGGTAAACCCTGCGGGATGGAGTTTTACCTGGCGAGCCTCGGAGATCGACGACTGGCACCCGGACGATTTCGAGCCGATCGCCTACTCCGGGATCTTCGGCTACACGCTCATCGTGAACGACGAGTACGAAATCGAGAGCTTCGACGGTCTTCGCGACGCGTACGAAGACGGCGACATCTCCGGCTTCGGCTACCAGGGTGCCGGCAGCGACAGTCACCTGACGACGCTGCTTCTCAGAGACGAGTACGGCCTCGAGTACGACAACGCCGTCCCGTACGATGGCGGTGGACCGACTCAGGAAGCCGTGATCAGCGACGAGGTCGGCGCTGGCTTCGCGACGAACACGTCTGCCGTCTCGGCTGAGGAGTCCGGCGAGGCATCCGCCGTCGTCAACCTCATGGATATCGATCTCGACGGCGTGTTCCCGGGTATCGACTCGATCACCAACTACGGGGACAGTCTGGCCTGGATCACGGAGTTCTACCAGGTGCAGGTTGCTCCGCCGGACACGCCGGAAGACGAGCGTCAGGAGATTTCCGACGCGATTCAGTACGCGTGTGAACACGAAGAGACCCAGGAGTGGATGGAGGAGACCGGAAACATCGTCGAGTACGGCGATATGGACGCTGCTGCGGAACAGTACGTCGGAAGCGTCGACGCGATAGAAGAGAACGTTGACGAAGCGATCGGTGGCTTCGACGAGTTCCAGAGAATGGCTGAGGAGGCAGAAGAGGACGAATAA
- a CDS encoding tripartite tricarboxylate transporter permease, which translates to MTVESFVGAIEMLLTAETMIWLLAGVIIGIIVGGLPGLGPPLGMAIILPLTLPMEASSAIILLVGVYSGSMYGGSIAAVLINTPGVSSSAATMFDGYPMSKQGRAATALAISATASAIAGLFTITALILFSPGLIQMVLAVGTPERFLVAILGLAMITVVTKGSAAKGLLAGAAGLLVTTVGVAQPISLDRRYAESLYLYDGIDFVAVLIGLFAIAEMMKLAGQKGGIAEDDVEIDKAGIKEGVVTTLKHPVTVFKSANIGLIVGAIPGAGATVSNFVAYTEAVRSSKDPDSFGSGNEVGVIASEASNNGTVAGSLVPAISFGIPGSSSTAVLIGGLLMHGLRPGPSMFDPSGELQLTYTLLLALLVGNVVILIVGLSMVTRLSYLTKIDTNYIIPMVVVLSFLGTYALRGNPIDVLTIIVFGVIGFYMVRYNYSVIAFVLGVVLGDIAEGNLYTAMQLSDGSFMIFVNPFEYGRWLSLVLSILIVLLIFGPYVKQWWERHQSA; encoded by the coding sequence ATGACGGTGGAATCGTTCGTCGGTGCGATCGAGATGCTACTGACTGCCGAGACGATGATTTGGCTGCTCGCCGGCGTCATCATCGGGATCATCGTCGGTGGCCTGCCGGGGCTCGGACCGCCACTCGGTATGGCTATCATCCTGCCGTTAACGCTTCCGATGGAGGCCTCGAGTGCCATTATCCTACTCGTCGGGGTCTACAGCGGGTCGATGTACGGTGGGTCGATCGCGGCAGTGTTGATCAACACCCCCGGAGTATCATCGTCGGCAGCGACAATGTTCGACGGCTATCCGATGTCCAAGCAGGGGCGAGCGGCGACGGCGTTGGCGATTTCCGCCACCGCCTCGGCAATCGCCGGACTGTTCACCATCACGGCGCTGATCCTGTTCTCGCCGGGACTGATCCAGATGGTGCTCGCAGTCGGGACGCCGGAACGGTTCCTCGTCGCGATCCTCGGGTTGGCGATGATCACCGTCGTCACGAAGGGATCGGCTGCAAAGGGGCTGCTCGCTGGCGCTGCTGGGCTGTTGGTCACGACCGTCGGCGTCGCCCAACCGATCTCGCTCGATCGTCGGTACGCTGAATCGCTGTACCTCTACGACGGGATCGACTTCGTGGCAGTGCTGATCGGGTTGTTCGCGATCGCGGAGATGATGAAACTCGCCGGGCAGAAAGGCGGCATCGCAGAGGATGACGTCGAAATCGACAAGGCGGGAATCAAGGAGGGAGTCGTAACGACGCTCAAACATCCCGTGACGGTCTTCAAGTCCGCGAACATCGGGTTGATCGTCGGTGCGATCCCCGGTGCGGGTGCGACGGTGTCGAACTTCGTCGCGTACACCGAAGCGGTCCGCTCGTCGAAAGATCCCGACTCGTTCGGGTCCGGAAACGAGGTCGGTGTAATCGCCTCGGAGGCGTCCAACAACGGCACCGTTGCCGGCTCGCTCGTGCCCGCAATTTCGTTCGGTATTCCGGGCAGTTCCTCGACTGCCGTACTCATCGGCGGCCTACTTATGCACGGCCTCAGACCGGGGCCAAGCATGTTCGATCCCTCGGGCGAACTCCAGTTGACGTATACGCTGCTGTTGGCGTTGCTCGTCGGTAACGTGGTTATCCTGATCGTCGGGCTGTCGATGGTCACCCGACTCAGCTACCTGACAAAGATCGACACGAACTACATCATCCCCATGGTCGTCGTGCTCTCGTTCCTGGGTACGTACGCGCTGCGGGGGAACCCGATCGACGTGCTGACGATCATCGTCTTCGGGGTGATCGGCTTCTACATGGTCCGGTACAACTACTCGGTGATCGCGTTCGTCCTTGGGGTCGTCCTCGGTGACATCGCCGAGGGGAACCTCTACACCGCCATGCAGCTCTCGGACGGCTCGTTCATGATCTTCGTCAATCCGTTCGAGTACGGCCGATGGCTGTCGCTGGTGCTGAGCATCCTGATCGTGCTCCTCATCTTCGGCCCGTACGTCAAACAGTGGTGGGAACGGCACCAATCGGCGTGA
- a CDS encoding M20/M25/M40 family metallo-hydrolase: protein MEFSTAWDDELRSFVDELCRFETTAGDEAAAQQWLADILEDWGFETYRWEAKAEALAEHPSFPDDPAELETANRPSVGGVLEFGDPDAGKTLVLNGHVDVVPPGNGWKGDPFEPRWSDSDADETGETLTARGATDMKSGLAACVFAARHLASTEPAFDGRLVVESVVGEEEGGIGAAAAALENPYPFSRDAAIVAEPTQCRPVIATEGSLMKRLRLEGRSAHAATRWHGESVLPPFERIRGAFDDLETERGERVTHPLYEEFPIPWPVCVGRVEAGNWASSVPDELIAELRIGVAPGETVDEVEREFEQRLAEIVADDPFFDSNPPEFDRFSIQFEPAETDADEPVVRAVQEAMETMELPETEPRGATYGADSRHYVRAGIPTVLFGPGDIQQAHFPEESIEWAEVLTASETIAEAATVFLAD from the coding sequence ATGGAGTTTTCGACAGCGTGGGACGACGAACTACGGTCGTTCGTCGACGAACTGTGTCGGTTCGAGACGACCGCCGGAGACGAGGCGGCCGCCCAGCAGTGGCTCGCCGACATCCTCGAGGACTGGGGCTTCGAAACATACCGATGGGAGGCCAAAGCCGAGGCACTCGCGGAGCATCCCTCCTTTCCCGACGACCCGGCGGAACTCGAGACGGCGAACCGGCCGAGCGTGGGTGGTGTTCTCGAGTTCGGAGATCCGGACGCGGGGAAGACGCTGGTGCTGAACGGCCACGTCGACGTGGTCCCGCCGGGGAACGGCTGGAAGGGGGATCCGTTCGAGCCGCGGTGGAGCGATTCCGATGCGGACGAGACAGGTGAAACGCTCACGGCTCGCGGTGCGACCGACATGAAAAGCGGGCTCGCGGCCTGTGTCTTCGCGGCGCGACACCTCGCGTCGACCGAACCCGCATTCGACGGCCGACTCGTCGTCGAGAGCGTCGTCGGCGAGGAGGAAGGCGGTATCGGCGCGGCAGCAGCGGCGCTCGAGAATCCCTATCCCTTCTCGCGGGACGCGGCGATCGTCGCCGAACCGACGCAGTGCCGGCCGGTGATCGCCACTGAAGGGAGTCTGATGAAGCGCCTGCGCCTCGAGGGTCGGTCGGCCCACGCGGCGACGCGCTGGCACGGCGAGTCCGTCCTCCCGCCGTTCGAGCGGATCCGCGGGGCGTTCGACGACCTCGAGACCGAGCGCGGCGAGCGCGTTACCCACCCGCTCTACGAGGAGTTCCCGATCCCGTGGCCCGTCTGCGTCGGTCGCGTCGAAGCGGGCAACTGGGCGTCGTCGGTGCCCGACGAACTCATCGCGGAGCTTCGGATCGGCGTCGCGCCGGGCGAGACGGTCGACGAGGTCGAACGAGAGTTCGAGCAGCGATTGGCCGAGATCGTCGCCGACGACCCCTTTTTCGACTCGAACCCGCCCGAATTCGACCGGTTCTCGATCCAGTTCGAGCCCGCCGAGACGGATGCCGACGAGCCGGTGGTCCGGGCGGTACAGGAGGCGATGGAGACGATGGAACTCCCGGAGACCGAGCCTCGAGGCGCGACCTACGGCGCGGACAGCCGCCATTACGTCCGCGCCGGGATTCCGACGGTGCTGTTCGGTCCCGGCGACATCCAGCAGGCGCACTTCCCCGAGGAGTCGATCGAGTGGGCGGAGGTGCTGACGGCGAGCGAAACGATCGCTGAAGCGGCGACGGTATTTTTGGCGGACTGA
- a CDS encoding alpha/beta fold hydrolase gives MPTASNGDVSLYYDRAGEGGDAESIVFVPEAGLGGWSWGWQHAALAGPHEAVVWDLRGTGRSDTPPGPYDLETLVADLEAVLADCGIRKAHLVGCGLGGAVALRAARDTNRVETLTLFGTASRGEAFDLEPLFAPPDDRAALRDSLETGLSEEFCEAQPEVCDGIVDWRADGDADREGWKAQVAALEDFDANDWLVEVTQPTRVTHGGADELVPPAAGQALARGLPRGEFEELEGAGHLCFIEHSRTVNDRILGFLEAQTDDE, from the coding sequence ATGCCAACTGCGTCGAATGGGGACGTCTCGTTGTACTACGACCGCGCGGGTGAGGGTGGCGACGCCGAATCGATCGTCTTCGTTCCCGAAGCCGGCCTCGGCGGCTGGTCGTGGGGCTGGCAACACGCCGCCCTCGCCGGCCCCCACGAGGCCGTCGTCTGGGATCTCCGCGGGACGGGCCGCTCCGACACGCCGCCGGGACCGTACGACCTCGAGACCCTCGTCGCCGACCTCGAGGCCGTCCTGGCCGACTGCGGGATCCGGAAGGCCCACCTCGTCGGCTGCGGCCTCGGCGGAGCCGTCGCGCTGCGGGCCGCGCGAGACACGAATCGCGTCGAGACGCTGACACTGTTCGGGACCGCGTCACGAGGCGAGGCGTTCGACCTCGAGCCCTTGTTCGCGCCGCCGGATGACCGCGCGGCGTTACGGGACTCGCTCGAGACCGGGCTCTCGGAGGAGTTCTGCGAGGCCCAGCCGGAGGTCTGTGACGGCATCGTCGACTGGCGGGCCGACGGCGACGCCGACCGCGAGGGCTGGAAAGCGCAGGTGGCGGCCCTCGAGGATTTCGACGCGAACGACTGGCTGGTCGAGGTCACCCAGCCGACGCGGGTGACCCACGGCGGGGCGGACGAACTGGTCCCGCCTGCGGCCGGGCAGGCGCTCGCTCGAGGGCTTCCACGCGGGGAGTTCGAGGAACTCGAGGGAGCAGGTCATCTCTGTTTCATCGAGCACTCGCGGACGGTCAACGATCGGATCCTGGGTTTTCTCGAGGCACAGACGGACGACGAGTAG
- a CDS encoding class I adenylate-forming enzyme family protein — translation MTLSLARRAERFPDRTAIVDVSEERLYAPAETIHENRVTYDELSAMATRTAEHLSALGVETGDIVCLVTRNRVASLALLFACRRLEATFFPISHWLTPASVERPFDCTDPDLVVSEAAQRDLVRSIPFDRTVTLDELAEADRDSFEATDGSGGELPLLLLHGDDGRPIVGYSERALEWNCISNLVTWRLSADDVVPLVTPLSAADGLVRAALSTLYVGGTLLLDRAFDPGDTLVAVESETATFLAGRNQSLSDLTAESGFADRADSLERVVVEGPMEDEVRERYREAGVSVARAYGRLECPTALSQSLESTDASSSTAESPTRNATDVGRPVPDCRVRLRDADGTVLEGEATGRLELSGPVVAGGYVNAAGTDDENGDAGADVRNELSDDIDGRGRFGDGWFETGERFRRTSKDAYRPQ, via the coding sequence GTGACGCTCTCGCTGGCACGTCGGGCCGAACGCTTTCCGGATCGGACGGCGATCGTCGACGTCTCCGAAGAACGGCTATACGCACCCGCGGAGACGATTCACGAGAACCGAGTGACGTATGACGAACTGTCGGCGATGGCGACGCGGACGGCCGAACACCTCTCGGCGCTCGGCGTCGAAACCGGCGATATCGTCTGTCTCGTCACGCGAAACCGTGTCGCCTCGCTCGCACTCCTCTTTGCCTGTCGGCGACTCGAGGCCACTTTCTTCCCGATCTCCCACTGGCTGACGCCCGCCTCCGTCGAGCGACCGTTCGACTGTACCGACCCTGATCTGGTCGTCTCCGAGGCGGCCCAACGTGACCTCGTGCGCTCGATTCCGTTCGATCGCACGGTGACGCTCGATGAACTGGCCGAGGCCGACCGCGACTCGTTCGAAGCGACGGACGGGTCGGGCGGGGAGCTCCCGTTACTGTTGCTCCACGGCGACGACGGCCGGCCAATCGTCGGCTACTCCGAACGCGCTCTCGAGTGGAACTGCATCTCGAATCTCGTCACGTGGAGGCTGTCGGCTGACGATGTCGTCCCGCTCGTGACACCTCTCTCGGCGGCCGATGGGCTCGTTCGCGCCGCGTTATCGACGCTCTACGTCGGTGGCACGCTCCTGCTCGACCGGGCGTTCGATCCCGGCGATACCTTGGTCGCCGTCGAGTCGGAAACGGCAACGTTCCTCGCGGGCCGGAACCAGTCGCTGTCGGATCTGACGGCCGAGTCCGGATTCGCCGACCGCGCCGACTCCCTCGAGCGGGTCGTCGTCGAGGGACCGATGGAGGACGAGGTTCGCGAACGGTACCGCGAGGCCGGCGTCTCGGTCGCTCGAGCGTACGGGCGACTCGAGTGTCCGACTGCGTTGAGCCAGTCGCTCGAGTCGACCGATGCCAGTTCGTCGACTGCGGAGTCACCGACTCGTAATGCGACCGACGTCGGCCGTCCAGTGCCGGACTGTCGCGTCCGCCTGCGCGACGCGGACGGAACTGTCCTCGAGGGCGAGGCGACGGGACGACTCGAGCTTTCCGGCCCGGTCGTAGCCGGCGGCTACGTAAACGCTGCCGGAACCGACGACGAGAACGGGGACGCTGGCGCAGACGTTCGGAACGAACTGTCCGACGACATCGACGGCCGCGGACGGTTCGGCGACGGCTGGTTCGAGACCGGCGAGCGGTTCCGACGGACGTCGAAGGACGCGTATCGGCCACAGTGA
- a CDS encoding type 1 glutamine amidotransferase encodes MNQLRIAVLNAAHRDENTTRNFRRELDGSLSEFDATSGEVPDNFDYDAAVVTGSRSSVYWDEEWMQATKTWVGEAIDRDIPFLGICWGHQLLADVLGGTVEDMGAYEVGYSEIERLGESRLFAGVDGAFTAFTSHSDEVTELPPGADPLAENHYSNHGFRKDRVFGVQFHPEYDTKTARELVHRKDLSDDRLQSILEEITDENYQRACEAKLVFDNFLEFAREVNAVDVSAEASSDASASLGCSD; translated from the coding sequence ATGAATCAGCTTCGTATTGCCGTCCTGAATGCGGCTCATCGGGACGAGAACACGACACGAAACTTCCGGCGCGAACTCGACGGCTCGTTATCCGAGTTCGACGCCACGAGCGGGGAAGTACCCGACAACTTCGACTACGATGCGGCCGTCGTTACGGGTTCGCGGTCGTCGGTGTACTGGGACGAAGAGTGGATGCAAGCGACCAAAACGTGGGTCGGGGAGGCGATCGACCGCGATATTCCGTTCCTGGGAATCTGTTGGGGCCACCAACTGCTCGCGGACGTCCTCGGCGGCACCGTCGAGGATATGGGTGCCTACGAAGTCGGCTACAGCGAGATCGAGCGACTCGGGGAGTCACGGCTTTTCGCGGGCGTCGACGGGGCGTTCACCGCCTTTACTAGCCACTCCGACGAGGTCACGGAACTGCCGCCCGGCGCCGACCCGCTCGCCGAAAACCACTACTCGAATCACGGCTTTCGCAAGGACCGCGTGTTCGGCGTCCAGTTTCACCCCGAGTACGACACGAAGACCGCCCGCGAACTCGTCCACCGAAAGGATCTCTCGGACGACAGGCTCCAGTCGATCCTCGAGGAGATCACCGACGAGAACTACCAGCGGGCCTGCGAGGCAAAGTTGGTGTTCGACAACTTCCTCGAGTTCGCCCGCGAGGTGAACGCGGTCGACGTTTCGGCCGAAGCGAGCAGTGACGCATCGGCGTCGCTGGGCTGTTCGGACTGA
- a CDS encoding (Fe-S)-binding protein — MNVIAQSEVGRETYLGIGSVGYALFYLLVVITLAVFAYGLYQRFSRYTQGDDDPFDRLDDLPNRIVSSAKIVLSNEKQFNRDLYGGLMHSFILWGFLTLLIATTIIAVEQYGTNMLFGIVFWEGDFYLGYQFMVDAMGLLFVVGIGMALYRRYWVQNHRLWGRHTSNEDDIFIWTLFGLGVGGFLLEGFRIYITGMPDHEVVSFVGYGLAMLFGAIGVPTSEAAMSAEYSAVANLGFNAETLHWLSWWSHSLLALFFIAWIPYAKPFHMISSFANVVTRDEKAGKRLPNVPADLDATNAESIDDFTWKEILDQDACTKCGRCSSVCPAKASDRPLDPRNVILDLKKYREQLDAGGEEKPMIADGGTSVINTETMESCMACMACMDACPVEIEHLQSFTRLQRQMTDQGDIAPSMQDVFQNVMQNGNTFGDSPRNRGDWADELEFDVPDAREEEVDYLWYVGDFPSYDERNKQVARSLATILKEADVSFGILFDDEKYDGNDIRRVGEEFLYVELAGHHVETWEDCEFDKIVCTDPHSYNTFKNEYPEVDFEEFADDPMMPFDYEEFWNEDGEIEVYHWTQAVEELVETGALDLSGTELDYTVTYHDPCHLGRYNDEYEAPRELITATGCELDEMPRNRDNSFCCGGGGGGLWMDFEEEPKPSEERIREALEDTDNGPDVEKFVVACPMCMTMYEDGRKTGGYEDEIEIVDIAELVVEAIGAEEEAKIEATAD, encoded by the coding sequence ATGAACGTCATAGCACAGTCGGAGGTGGGACGGGAGACCTACCTGGGGATCGGCAGCGTCGGTTACGCGCTGTTCTATCTCCTCGTGGTGATCACGCTCGCCGTCTTCGCCTACGGACTCTACCAGCGGTTCAGCCGGTACACGCAGGGTGACGACGACCCGTTCGACCGACTGGACGACCTCCCGAATCGAATCGTCAGTTCGGCCAAGATCGTCCTCTCGAACGAGAAGCAGTTCAACAGGGATCTCTACGGCGGCCTGATGCACTCGTTTATCCTCTGGGGATTCCTGACGCTGCTGATCGCGACGACGATCATTGCCGTCGAGCAGTACGGGACTAATATGCTCTTTGGGATCGTCTTCTGGGAGGGCGACTTCTACCTCGGCTATCAGTTCATGGTCGACGCGATGGGGCTGCTGTTCGTCGTCGGGATCGGGATGGCCCTCTACCGACGCTACTGGGTCCAGAACCACCGTCTCTGGGGACGCCACACCTCGAACGAGGACGATATCTTCATCTGGACGCTGTTCGGCCTCGGCGTGGGCGGCTTCCTGCTCGAGGGCTTCCGGATCTACATCACCGGCATGCCCGACCACGAAGTCGTGAGCTTCGTCGGCTACGGACTCGCGATGCTGTTCGGAGCGATCGGCGTTCCGACGAGCGAAGCGGCGATGAGCGCGGAGTACTCCGCCGTCGCGAACCTCGGCTTCAACGCCGAAACGCTCCACTGGCTGTCCTGGTGGTCTCACTCGCTGCTCGCACTCTTTTTCATCGCGTGGATCCCCTACGCCAAGCCGTTCCACATGATCTCCTCGTTCGCGAACGTCGTCACGCGCGACGAGAAGGCCGGCAAGCGGCTTCCAAACGTGCCGGCGGACCTCGACGCGACCAACGCCGAATCCATCGACGACTTCACCTGGAAGGAGATTCTCGACCAGGACGCCTGCACCAAGTGCGGTCGCTGTTCCTCGGTCTGTCCGGCGAAGGCCTCCGATCGACCGCTGGACCCGCGTAACGTCATCCTCGACCTGAAAAAGTACCGCGAACAGCTCGACGCCGGCGGCGAGGAGAAGCCGATGATCGCCGACGGAGGGACGAGCGTCATCAACACGGAGACGATGGAGTCCTGTATGGCCTGTATGGCCTGCATGGACGCCTGTCCCGTCGAGATCGAGCACCTGCAATCCTTTACCCGACTGCAGCGCCAGATGACCGACCAGGGCGACATCGCCCCGAGCATGCAGGACGTCTTCCAGAACGTCATGCAAAACGGCAACACGTTCGGCGACTCGCCGCGAAATCGTGGGGACTGGGCCGACGAACTCGAGTTCGACGTCCCCGACGCCCGCGAGGAGGAAGTCGACTACCTCTGGTACGTCGGCGACTTCCCGAGCTACGACGAGCGCAACAAGCAGGTCGCTCGCTCGCTGGCGACGATCCTGAAGGAAGCCGACGTCAGCTTTGGCATCCTCTTCGACGACGAAAAGTACGACGGCAACGACATCCGCCGCGTCGGCGAGGAGTTCCTCTACGTCGAACTGGCCGGTCACCACGTCGAGACGTGGGAGGACTGCGAGTTCGACAAAATCGTCTGCACCGATCCCCACTCCTACAACACGTTCAAAAACGAGTATCCAGAGGTCGACTTCGAGGAGTTCGCCGACGACCCGATGATGCCCTTCGACTACGAGGAGTTCTGGAACGAAGACGGCGAGATCGAGGTCTACCACTGGACCCAGGCCGTCGAAGAACTCGTCGAGACCGGCGCGCTCGATCTCAGCGGTACCGAACTCGATTACACGGTCACCTACCACGATCCGTGCCACCTCGGCCGGTACAACGACGAGTACGAGGCCCCGCGCGAACTCATCACAGCCACGGGCTGTGAACTCGACGAGATGCCCCGCAACCGCGACAACTCCTTCTGTTGTGGCGGCGGCGGCGGCGGCCTCTGGATGGACTTCGAGGAGGAGCCCAAACCGAGCGAGGAGCGGATTCGAGAAGCGCTCGAGGATACCGACAACGGTCCCGACGTCGAGAAGTTCGTCGTCGCCTGTCCGATGTGCATGACGATGTACGAGGACGGCCGCAAGACCGGCGGCTACGAGGACGAGATCGAGATCGTCGACATCGCCGAACTCGTCGTCGAAGCGATCGGCGCAGAAGAAGAGGCGAAGATCGAAGCTACGGCGGACTGA
- a CDS encoding CRISPR-associated protein Cas4 produces MSRAHVSFSDLRTATYCPRKCYYQRTSDDADWEPPPKVESIRALETRYEELLEAPTDTLESEPIAVSPVRYRDRLAATRDRLADAGHWSRLRDPSARDVYASGRDCHGIVHKVLEEPLEPVLVSTGEPPDQGVWEPQSVHAVAAAKALAWEHQQRVERVWLEYPAYGVIRSVELTTRRKARYRRALRTVRELDGPPGRTNNRSKCDACEFATQCGVRTRTLRSLLGF; encoded by the coding sequence GTGTCTCGAGCCCACGTCTCATTTAGCGACCTGCGAACCGCCACCTACTGCCCCCGGAAGTGTTACTATCAGCGGACGAGCGACGACGCCGATTGGGAGCCGCCGCCGAAAGTCGAGTCGATTCGTGCCCTCGAGACGCGGTACGAGGAGCTGCTCGAGGCTCCCACCGACACGCTCGAGTCGGAACCGATCGCCGTCTCCCCCGTACGATACCGCGACCGACTCGCCGCGACGCGGGATCGGCTCGCCGACGCCGGTCACTGGAGCCGGCTTCGGGATCCCAGCGCTCGAGACGTCTACGCCAGCGGTCGCGACTGCCACGGTATCGTGCACAAGGTCCTCGAGGAGCCGCTCGAGCCGGTGCTCGTGTCGACCGGCGAGCCGCCCGATCAGGGGGTCTGGGAGCCGCAATCAGTTCACGCCGTCGCGGCCGCGAAGGCGCTGGCGTGGGAACACCAGCAGCGAGTCGAGCGCGTCTGGCTCGAGTACCCCGCCTATGGCGTGATCCGGTCGGTCGAGCTGACGACGCGACGAAAGGCCCGGTACCGCCGCGCCCTCCGGACGGTTCGGGAACTCGACGGGCCGCCGGGCCGAACGAACAATCGGTCGAAGTGCGACGCCTGCGAGTTCGCGACCCAGTGTGGCGTTCGGACGCGAACGCTGCGCTCGTTGCTCGGGTTTTGA
- a CDS encoding L-threonylcarbamoyladenylate synthase translates to MTADADALERAAAAIRAGKLVVYPTETVYGLGADALDANAVGRVFEVKGRERSKPISFAVPTFETAVEEGYVRASEREQAFGAAFLPGPVTLLCERTAAVPDVLTAGRDRVGVRVPDCETALALLERAERPITATSANVSGEPSARRVDEIGDQVLESAVVLEAEPSEFEATSESTVVDVSAGTIHRRGALADEIEAWLEDH, encoded by the coding sequence ATGACCGCGGACGCAGACGCACTCGAGCGCGCAGCGGCGGCAATCCGTGCGGGCAAGCTGGTTGTGTATCCGACCGAGACCGTCTACGGGCTCGGTGCCGACGCGCTCGACGCCAACGCCGTCGGGCGTGTTTTCGAGGTGAAGGGACGAGAACGGTCGAAACCGATCTCGTTTGCCGTCCCGACGTTCGAGACGGCCGTCGAGGAGGGGTACGTTCGTGCGAGCGAGCGCGAACAGGCGTTCGGCGCGGCATTCCTCCCGGGACCCGTGACGCTGCTCTGTGAGCGCACGGCGGCCGTTCCCGACGTCCTCACGGCCGGCCGAGATCGCGTCGGGGTCAGAGTCCCCGACTGCGAGACAGCACTCGCGCTCCTCGAGCGCGCCGAACGACCGATCACGGCCACGAGCGCCAACGTCAGCGGGGAGCCGAGTGCCCGACGAGTCGACGAAATCGGGGACCAAGTGCTCGAGTCGGCCGTCGTGCTCGAGGCCGAGCCGAGCGAGTTCGAAGCGACGAGCGAAAGCACCGTCGTGGACGTCTCCGCGGGGACGATTCACCGTCGCGGTGCGCTGGCCGACGAGATCGAGGCGTGGCTCGAGGACCACTGA
- a CDS encoding redoxin domain-containing protein gives MADFDVVDLGPTDHLESGDEASDISRPLVTDEFWEDRKLSALAGEGGRTIVVFTPMIGSFVAKYVWDELDERDWADRADRVVGVTASTPYGISQFLDDNELPVGIFADPANEIADAYGIAHDLDGMDGVSEPRLAFFALEPDLTVEAAWVATEWPEFPDYDELEERLGLE, from the coding sequence ATGGCCGACTTCGACGTCGTCGATCTCGGACCCACGGATCACCTCGAGTCTGGCGACGAAGCATCCGATATCTCCCGTCCGCTCGTGACCGACGAGTTCTGGGAGGACCGCAAGCTCTCCGCCCTCGCTGGCGAGGGCGGCCGAACGATCGTCGTCTTCACGCCCATGATCGGCTCGTTCGTCGCCAAGTACGTCTGGGACGAACTCGACGAGCGCGACTGGGCCGACCGCGCGGACCGCGTCGTCGGCGTCACCGCCTCGACGCCGTACGGCATCTCGCAGTTCCTCGACGACAACGAGCTGCCGGTCGGCATCTTCGCCGATCCGGCCAACGAGATCGCCGACGCCTACGGTATCGCCCACGATCTGGACGGGATGGACGGGGTCAGTGAGCCGCGGCTCGCGTTCTTTGCCCTCGAGCCCGATCTGACCGTCGAGGCCGCCTGGGTCGCCACCGAGTGGCCCGAGTTCCCCGACTACGACGAACTCGAAGAGCGGCTGGGGCTCGAGTAG